A stretch of DNA from Rathayibacter sp. VKM Ac-2762:
GAGCCCGTCGATCCCCTGGAACCGCCCGCCGGTGCGGCCGGCGAAGACGATGTACGCGGCCCAGAGCACTGCGGCCCCCAGCGCGAAGCCGACGCCGACCGGGTCCAGCGCCGAGAACCCGCCCTGCGACAGGGTCACCACTCCGGCCAGCGCGAGCACCGCCCAGACCAGGCTCAGCACGCTCCTCCCGGCGATCACCGAGAGCGTCAGCGGCCCGAGCACCTCGAGGGTGACGGCGGCGCCCTGCGGGATCCGGGCGATGGCCTCGTAGTAGCAGGCGTTCATCCCGCCGAGGGCGAGACCGTAGGCGGCGACAGTGGCCCAGTCGCTCCGGCTGTGGCCGCGCAGCCGCGGACGGCAGACCAGGAGCAGCACGACGGCTGAGAACACCAGCCGGAGCGTGACGGTGCCGATAGGCCCCGCGGCGGGGAAGAGCAGCACGGCGAAGGAGGCGCCCAGCTGCACGCTCGCGACCGACCCGAGCACCAGGCCGATCGAGCCCGCGCTCGCCGGGCGCCGCTCCGGAGCGACCGCTGCGCTCAGCTGGAGCGCCGCTGCGTCTGGACGGGCGGGACGTTGTAGCCGAGCAGGCCGACGCCGGTCGCGTCCCAGCGCAGCGTGGTCAGCGAGACGTTGTCGACCACCGGGAAGGTGTGCCGATAGGTCTCGGGGTTGATGCCGAGGTAGGCGCACAGCAGGAGGCGGATGAGCGTGCCGTGCGCGACGACGAGCACGCGGCCGTCGGGGTGCTCGCGGTGGATGCGGGCGAGCGAGGTGTTCGCGCGGGCGACGGCGTCGAGGCCGGACTCGCCGCCGGGCATCGGCTGGATGGCCGGTGCGGCGACCCATGCGTGGTACTCGTCCGGGAAGCGCTTCTCCATCTCGTCGGTGGTCAGCCCCTCGCCGCGGCCGAAGTCGACCTCGACCAGGGCCGGGTCGGGCTGCAGCTCGAGGTGGGCCGCCCGCGCGGCGGGCACGGCGGTGCGCACGGCCCGGACCAGGGTGGAGGAGTACACCGCCTCGAGGTCGGCGTCGACGGCCCAGGCGGCCAGAGTCGCCGCCTGGTCCTGGCCCCGGGGGGTCAGCGCGATGTCGGAGGAGCCCGCGAAGCGGTTCTCGGAGTGCCAGACAGTCTCTCCGTGCCGGGCGAGGATCAGGGTCGTCACCCCCTGAGCCTACCGACCGCGCGGGCCCGCGGGCCCCGCGCTCAGGCGGCGGAGACGCCGTAGTGCGCGTCGACCATCACCGGGAGGTGGTCCGAGACGCCCTGGGGCAGCGTGGAGACCCGCTCGATCCGCACGGAGTCGCTGATCGCGAAGTCGAAGTGGCCGCTGAAGTAGCGGTAGCGCGCGTAGGTCGGGGAGTCGCTCCGCGAGACCAGGTAGCCGTTCCGGGTCATCCGGCGGTCGAGTCCGCGGAAGAACCACGGGTAGTTGTAGTCGCCGACCATCAGGGAGGGGGTGTCCGGCGCGTACTCGCGCAGCCGGTTCAGCGCCTCGTCGATCTGCTTGCGGCGCAAGGCGTTGCCGGCCGAGAGCGGAGCGGCGTGGAAGGACGAGACGGCGATCGATCCGCCGTCGCGGTCGTCGAGGCGGACGGCCAGCAGGCGCTCGTGAGCGGGGGACATCACGCGGTCGTGCATGGACTTGCTGAGCTCGAACGCGGCGCTGCCGGAGAGCTCGAAGCGGTCCTGCGAGTAGTAGACGGCCAGGCCCAGGCGGTTGCGGGCCGTGACGGACGCGAGCCGGAGCGAGCCCACCTCCTGCGGCAGCTTCGTGGTGTCGCACTCCTGCAGGCACAGGACGTCGATGTCGTGGCGGGCGGCGAGGGGGGCGATCTCGGCGTGCGCTCGGTGCTCCCGGAGGTTGTAGGAGATCACGCGGAGGGCGCGTTCGGTCGGCTGCATTTCGCCAGTGTAGGGCGCGCCGCCCGAGCGCCGGCCGACCCTCCGGCGAACACGGAGGGACCTCCTCGGAACGCGGTCGGAACGTTCGCCGACCGGCCGGGGAGGTCCCTCGCGGAGCCGTGTCAGTGCTGCTCGGTGCCCGAGGCGTCGGTCTCGGCGTCGGTGCCGTGGACGCCGTCGGTGGGGCCCCAGTCGGGCAGCGGGGGGTTCTGCTCCTCGCCGTCGGCGCCGACGCCGTCGGCCAGGGGGGAGGCCGCGCCGCCGACCTCGTCGAGGCCCGCGGAGGTGCCGGTCTCGGTGGCGGGGTCGGGCGTGCGGGCGCCGTCGGTCGTGTCGGTGCCGTCGGTCGTGTCGGCGGGGGTGGGCTCGATGTCGTAGTCGGAGCTGCTCATGTCCCGACGCTACGACTCCGCCGCCCGCGGGGGCACCCCCTTGCGCTCCCGCGAACGACGGAGGCCCCCCGCACCGGGAAGGTGCGAGGGGCCTCCGAAGGGGGAGTGCTCAGCGTCCGTAGGCGGAGGCGGCGGGGCAGTCGAACGGGTCGCCGCCGGCCGACAGGCCGACCTTGTTGAGGTAGCGGACGACGATCGCGTACGACTCCATCAGCGAGGTCTCGGTGTAGGGGATCTGGTGGGTGGTGCAGTACTCCTTGGCGATGACCTGCGCACGGCGCAGCGCCGGGCGGGGCATGTTCGGGAAGAGGTGGTGCTCCACCTGGTAGTTGAGGCCGCCCATGTAGAGGTCGGTGAACCAGGTGCTGCGGATGCTGCGCGAGGTGAGGACCTGGCGGCGGAGGAAGTCGACGCGCGCCTCCTTCGGCAGCAGCGGCATGCCCTTGTGGTTCGGCGCGAACGAGGCGCCCATGTAGAGGCCGAAGACGCCCAGCTGCACGCCGACGAAGGCGAACGCCATGCCGAGGGGGAGGGCCCAGAAGACGACGGCGAGGTAGAGGCCGACGCGGGTGACGAGCATGGTGATCTCGACCCAGCGCTTGTCGACCTTGCCCTTGCCGAACACGGTGCGGAAGCCGTGCAGGTGCAGGTTGAGGCCCTCGAGCAGCAGGAGCGGGAAGAACGCGTACCCCTGGCGGCGGGTGAGCCAGGCGTAGAGGCCGCGCGAGCGGGCCGCGTCCTCGGCGGTGAAGGAGACGACGTCGCGCTCGATGTCCGGGTCCTTGCCCAGCACGTTCGGGTTCGCGTGGTGGCGGCTGTGCTTGGTCATCCACCAGGAGTAGCTGATGCCGACGAAGAGGTTCGCGAGGGTGCGGCCGGCGACGTCGTTGGCCTTGCCGGACTCGAACACCTGGCGGTGCGAGGCCTCGTGGGCGAGGAAGGCGAACTGCGTCAGCACGATGCCGAGGGCGGCGGCGAGCAGGAGCTGGAACCAGGAGTCGCCCAGCAGGACGAAGCCGGTGACGATGCCGCCGAGCGCGAGGACCAGCGCGCCGAACATCGTGTAGTAGAAGCCGGTGCGGCGGCGGAGGAGCCCCGCGTCGCGGACCGTGCTGAGGAGACCGGAGTACTCGGTCGTCGGGTTGACGCGGCCGTCGGCGCGGGGGCGGGTGCGGACGACGCGGGGGGCGCCTCCGGTGACGGACGTGGTGGTGGGGGTGCTCATCGGCGCCTCGCTCTTCGTGGTGACCGTCGGCGTCGACGGTCTCTCGGCGAGCGATCCCGACGGGGGCGGTCCGCTCATGGTTCACCGCGTCGGTAGGGGCCGGACGCGGCATCAGGGCGACCGGGGTCAAGGGCAACCTGGTGTGAACACTACGGGGACGGCGGCGGCACCGCACCATGGCGATTGCCAGCCTTCGCCCCGCGCGTGTCGGGAAGGGTGGGTTGCGCCTCCGGCGGGACCGCCGCCGGAGGCGCACGGGCTCAGGAGCCGATCGAGTCCTGCGGGCGGCCGGACTTGAGCGCGGCGAGGCGCGCCTCCACCTCGGTCATCTCACCGAGGTCCTCGAGCGACTCGAACTGCGCGTCCAGGCTCGAGGAGGCGAGCTCCTCCGCGCCGCGGACGCGCGCCTCCTCGCGGCGGATCTTCTGCTCGAAACGGCTCACCTCGCTCGTCGGGTCCATCAGGTCGATGCTCTTCACGGCGTCCTGGACCTGGCTCTGCGCCTCGACGGTCTTCGAGCGCGCGATCAGCTCGTCGCGCTTGCTCGAGAGCTGCTGCAGCTTCTCGCGCATCTGGTTCAGGCCCGACTTGAGCTTGTCGACGACCTCGGTCTGCGAGGCGATGGTCGGCTCGGCGTCCTTCGCCTCCTTCTCGGACTGGATCTGGCGCTGCAGAGCGACCTTGGCCAGCGCGTCGAACTTGTCGGCG
This window harbors:
- a CDS encoding EamA family transporter, producing the protein MLGSVASVQLGASFAVLLFPAAGPIGTVTLRLVFSAVVLLLVCRPRLRGHSRSDWATVAAYGLALGGMNACYYEAIARIPQGAAVTLEVLGPLTLSVIAGRSVLSLVWAVLALAGVVTLSQGGFSALDPVGVGFALGAAVLWAAYIVFAGRTGGRFQGIDGLALALAAGAIVSLPFGIASAGPALVVPPVLLLGLAVAVLSSAVPYALELLALRRLRSSTFSILMSLSPGAAALSGFLVLGQRLSAVEAVGIALVVAASIGAVRTARTSA
- a CDS encoding histidine phosphatase family protein codes for the protein MTTLILARHGETVWHSENRFAGSSDIALTPRGQDQAATLAAWAVDADLEAVYSSTLVRAVRTAVPAARAAHLELQPDPALVEVDFGRGEGLTTDEMEKRFPDEYHAWVAAPAIQPMPGGESGLDAVARANTSLARIHREHPDGRVLVVAHGTLIRLLLCAYLGINPETYRHTFPVVDNVSLTTLRWDATGVGLLGYNVPPVQTQRRSS
- a CDS encoding endonuclease/exonuclease/phosphatase family protein translates to MQPTERALRVISYNLREHRAHAEIAPLAARHDIDVLCLQECDTTKLPQEVGSLRLASVTARNRLGLAVYYSQDRFELSGSAAFELSKSMHDRVMSPAHERLLAVRLDDRDGGSIAVSSFHAAPLSAGNALRRKQIDEALNRLREYAPDTPSLMVGDYNYPWFFRGLDRRMTRNGYLVSRSDSPTYARYRYFSGHFDFAISDSVRIERVSTLPQGVSDHLPVMVDAHYGVSAA
- a CDS encoding acyl-CoA desaturase yields the protein MSTPTTTSVTGGAPRVVRTRPRADGRVNPTTEYSGLLSTVRDAGLLRRRTGFYYTMFGALVLALGGIVTGFVLLGDSWFQLLLAAALGIVLTQFAFLAHEASHRQVFESGKANDVAGRTLANLFVGISYSWWMTKHSRHHANPNVLGKDPDIERDVVSFTAEDAARSRGLYAWLTRRQGYAFFPLLLLEGLNLHLHGFRTVFGKGKVDKRWVEITMLVTRVGLYLAVVFWALPLGMAFAFVGVQLGVFGLYMGASFAPNHKGMPLLPKEARVDFLRRQVLTSRSIRSTWFTDLYMGGLNYQVEHHLFPNMPRPALRRAQVIAKEYCTTHQIPYTETSLMESYAIVVRYLNKVGLSAGGDPFDCPAASAYGR
- a CDS encoding PspA/IM30 family protein produces the protein MAQRQSIFGRIAQLAKANINALLDQAEDPQKMLDQMVRDYTDSIRDAEAAIATTIGNLRLLEDDYREDVQNAQEWGGKALAASRKADELRTGGSAGDADKFDALAKVALQRQIQSEKEAKDAEPTIASQTEVVDKLKSGLNQMREKLQQLSSKRDELIARSKTVEAQSQVQDAVKSIDLMDPTSEVSRFEQKIRREEARVRGAEELASSSLDAQFESLEDLGEMTEVEARLAALKSGRPQDSIGS